The DNA window tcttctttgaggaaggtagtcacatgcgggtttgccttaacccccattggaatttccagagaattgttagagccatcaacactgggtttcgtcaactagatggtccaacCAAGAAAGTTAAACTGATAGATTACcgatgtccatacattacgttgacggataataaccctgaaggcacgtacatgtattattgggatcgtgtgaaagacgatgtggatgtggatctaatgttttggacacacagtggagaagttaaccgaggcgttgaaaatcCCCTCGTTCTTAcagtgatacttgagtagtttagattaagtgttgttttatttgttgcaatgagtgagcgtgtactaccagttgttctgtgttattttcttttttgcaatgTAATATCGTGATTTACCGGTTGTTTTGTGTTGTCAACGCCAGatcattgaattaaaataaatgtggttgttgtgttagttgttgCGTCTGAACATCAATTACCCTTGCGTACGAGAATTTGCacattgtaaacccatacttcaaattgatgggacatggttatacggcaaatacaaaggaaccatgctcatggcggttgcacaagacgggaacagcaacatatttccagtggcgtttGCAATCGTCGAAGATGAAACTGcggcggcttggagtttctttctaaggaacctccgagaacatgttgctcctcagcctgacatatgtttaatctctgataggcacgcttccatagagagtgcttataataatccagcaaacggatggcatgacccccttcaaaacacgtctattgtattcgccacatcgcccagaacttcatgcgggagatcaaggacagacatctaagaaagaccttggtcaatgctggttatgcattgacccaacccacattccagcattatcggagtgagattgtaatgacaaatccagaggcaggtagtTGGGTAGATAACCTATCtagggagaaatggacaagggcttacgacaagggcgtgcgatggggccatatgacgacaaatctcgtggaatccatgaatggcgttttcaaaggcattcgtaaccttccaatCATAGCACTAGTGGAGGctacatactttaggatggcttcactcttctcaacgagaggcaggaaatggggtgatgttaggcaatctggtcaactattaagtgatagttgcatgaaatttatgcaacagcaatcggcaaaagcaaacactcatcaagtaacttctttcgaccgattcaatcgcacgttcagtgtgcgcgagacaattgaccacaatgagggattgccaagacaacaatatagggttcttctggacgaagattggtgcaattgtggaaggtttcaagcttttcgtatgccttgctcgcacgtcatagctgcatgtgcgtatgcgCACCGCGACGCTaaatcactactgtctccgatttacaagactcagacattgctcagagtttacagtgctacgtttccagtggtagccaaggaggattactggcctgagtatgatggagaggtagtttggcataatgacgcaatgcggcgaaagaaaaagggtcgtcccaatagtacacggattagaaccgaaatggacgtccacgacaaaatggagcgaaaatgcagcatttgtcgtcaggtggggcacaatagaaaaagatgccctaatcgtggcgcgacctcgtcgcaagtttaatataatctgtattttttttagacaatgtatcagtttcccttaccacctcttgtaaccgttcatcggtctttcatcaataaattgtgctTTAGTGAAAAACCGATATCGATAACGCAAACGTTATTTAGGGTTAGTGATAATTTTACGGACTCGATTTATcagacgtttttacgaaaataTAAGACCGGAATAAAAAAACGGTGCGCGAAAATACCCGAAACGGGTtaattttgaaaggaaaaaaaaggcacacacataggagccaaatggaatggcgcctatgtgttaaGGGTTGGCCTtatgcgccatttcaaatggctaaAAATTTTTTGCCCTAATTTTAATGCatttgcgccaaatggtttggcatgTAACCTatgcatgcgccatttcatttggcacTTTCACTTCCAGTaagtcccaaacctagacagtttggtaaataccccaaaaacttgattttttctgtaatttttttattaaacctgattattttaattttttttcgttAGATTCATTCAATCCAAatcatttattatataaaaaatcaattaataaattaattttttttatctattacattaaaaaaatggataataaattaaatcaaatttatttCTAAAATTATTAAGAACAATTCCtccaaaaaatttaataaattattttaaatctaatacatatttttttgataaaatgataaaaattatatacttataaaataaaataattttttattagaattgTTTCTAAATCTCTCTCCCCTACAGGTTTCATATTATATGTTGTTCCATTAGGCCCAACACTCTTCAAATGTATTATCTACTAGTATTATGGTTGTAAgctcattttaatataaatattttcattattaaattaaaaaagaaaattgaatttAATCTCAAATAACTACTAACTAGTGCTGAGTTGGTTTACAAGGACAAAATGAGCTGTATAAACATTTATCCACAACCACACAACAGTTGTCTATGTGTTAATTCCCTCACCACAAAAACTACATTACATTTAACAActaccaaaaaagaaaaaacaaaacacaaaaaaacagaGGAAAAACAGAGCATGAGAAAAACACAACAGCTTCATAGAATTTCCTCCGTTCCAACCTTCACCAACGAGAATCACGATGATCTTCAACAACACTCCATCCTATGAACACGGTCCCTCAAAATCCCGTTGAACAAAGCGATTCTATTCGCCGGAATTCCTCGACTTTTCGAAGTTTCACTTCTGCAGTTGCTACTATATACTCTGTTTCGCTTCCTCTGTTTCTCTTTCCTTACAACCTCActcttcttttctctttcttccttCACACTTTCTGCAAACCTAACTTTCTTCTTACTCTTCTTCGTGTTCATCTttctctcctttttcttttcctcTGAGAAAAAACAACAACATAGTATATAAATATAGTAAGAAAAGAACTAAGAAATTGTTCATGACATAGTAAGATGAATGAAAAAGGGTGTGTGGTGATTTATTTACCTGAATACAAACAAGAGCGAAGAACGTGATTTCCTTGAATTTGAAATGATGGGTTAttcttttgttttgagaaaactAGATAAAGCATGGTGGTTGAGACAACCATGGCAGTAGTGAAAACAAGACCCTGtgaaaaacaagtcattttttgTTGTTGAAGGATTGAGCTGCTGAGTTGACTTGACTTGACTGGAGAAGAAGTGGATGAGTTGAATAAATATATAGAGGTGGGTGAGATTGCTTCgtgaaaaagataaaaagaattgatttttaaattgaataaataattatatattgtgGTGAATGGTGTGTTAGGAGATATATGAGGTTCTAGATTTCTGTGATGGCGATTGATCCATTTTGGGAATGAAAAGGATTTGAGGGGTGGGTCGGTGCGTGTATGCAGTGTTCGGTTTCGATTTTGCCTCGTTAAGTACAAAGAAGAAGTTGGAAAGTGTTGGAGTCATGATATCCTCTTGGTtagtttggatggagtattatttcataaataaaaagtatttttaattttttaaaatatttctttttaagaaAAATTGTTGATATACactaatttctttaaaaaatttataaatataaataaatcttACTCTTAAAATTTGAATCTTAAATCAATTGTATATATCCATTTAACTTAAATAAtacatattaattaaattattttattcactctatttttaaattcatttaacTCAAATAATACATATCAATTAAACAATCTTATTCActttattttaaagtatttgaatTATAGAATTCTAATGTATTATCAACTAAATAAATATGGATTCAATGATAGTATtccattaaatcaaattaaagaataatacaataataataataataataataataataataataataataataataataataataataataatacttcaACATAAATTATAAGTATtgatcaaatataaataaaattataaaaaaaaaggatgTGATTTCATCAAATGTCATGAGATGAGATTGAACAATATATATTAACAAATTTGATAGGAGTAGTATTTAACTTGATTGGTCCCGTTGAACGAtacttattaaatattaaaaatataattctcACATTACTATCATTTTAAAATTGCATGTTGATGAACTAAACACATCCATTCACATTGATTGGCGAATGAAGATACTCAACACTTTCAATAATAACCACCTTCATGTATCACCATAGTTGTGGGGTAAGTAAGATGTTCCGACATTATAGGAGACATCATGTCTCAATCTACTTACTTGGCGTACAACGCTTAATGGATTGAATCTTGCACTTTTAGAGTTTATTTCCTTTTCTATTCAATTAAAGACTTGATTTTGAAGTGCGTGCCTATTTGAAAAAGATTTATTCTGAATATATTTTTAGCAAGATTGGAATTCTTATACATATCAGATTATGTTCCGTTCGGGAACTATAAATTGATACTCAAGCTCCGCGAAGGAACCTAAATGTTGATAGTTGGATAAGTGCTGAAATTGAATGGTGGCTCCGATCTTCTTTACGGTGGCGCAATATGGACATGCAAGGTTAGCACTACAACGCCCAAGTCAGctcaagattcaagatgagtataGTGAGATTAGAAATAAGAGATTGTGTACCTTCTCATTGAGTGTGAACTGTTTTTATGTGTTGGGTCGAGTTGAGTGGACTTTTGATGGATTGGGCCCTAGTCAATTGGGCCTCTAGCCGATCATGAACAGTTGCCCTCAAGGCTCGATCGGGTACTAAAGGAGCAGGGGGCAAGCCTTAAGTATTGTTGACCAACCTTTATATCGTAGTCTGGTGTGAAGTAGAATTGAATCGCTTAAGTATTGTTTTATCATTGAGACGCTTTGTCACCCATTTTTTATACATGCGATGATGTGACCAACTAGGGTGTGGCGCAGTTCACAAAGTGTTTGAGTGCAATTGAGTTTGACATGTTTTTCTGTGTGGAATTGTAGTCATTGATCTTGTGATCTCTGTTCATAGTCGGTCTTGATCCTCTAGCTGTCGTAGTTTATAAATAGGGTGAGTTAAATATTTGGGGAGTTTTCGCAACCTTTTAGCTTTTAAGTTTTCAGTAACTTTCCAAGAGAAATGTCTTTGTTCCTTTTTCCTAAAAGCATCATTAGAAGTGATTCATAGTTTCGCTTAAAGCTTTCAACTTTTTCATTGCTCTCGCTTCATCAACCTCTTACCACCAGGTACCTTTCTAACTCGAGCTTTTTTCTTCAGTATTTCCTGCTTTTGGTTAGGATGAGTGATATCACCATCAATGTATTGAGTGATTCTGAAGTAGAAACTTCATTTGGGTCATCCCATGATTCTCATCATCCTTCCCATAGTAGTGACCATGTGGGAACGAAATTCATATCCATATTTGACGATTATGAGTCAGGGAGCATATCTAGGGATTCCTTGGATGAAGAGACCTCTTCATATGGGTTGTTAGACGCCCTTGTAACAAATTTCGGTGGAAGAATAAATTATGCTAATGTTCCCCTTCCCCCTCGCGTCCTGTCAAATGAGGAGACGAAGGCTGACTTGCAAAGGAGTGGACTTGCCAAAGGTTTCATTCAGGTTTTTCTGAGGACTGAAGGTCGTAAGCCTAGAGGTGCTAACGTGCTGGAACATTTGAATCTACAACGTCGATTGATTGTGCCGATGTAAAATTGGATAAACACAAAAGTGGGAGGCATATCTCCAGCTTTAAGTATTGAGGTCACTCTATGTGATTCTAACATTATGGCTGGTGATCCTTCAGAGTGATTGGTCTTTCGTGTGCCAAAGGAGAACATGATATCCATCTCTTTTGTCGACTCATGGTGTCGTTCTACGAATTACAAAGATAGGACTTCAACGGCTCTTTTCAAAATTCGAGATAGTTGTCCTGAGACATTAGAAGATTTCCCCTTCCCAGCTTCATCCTGGGTCATGACCATATTTGATGGTAATTCGAGTGTGTGTCAAGCAAAAGTCCTGGAAACCTTATATTAATTTATTCTTTGACCTTTTTTGTCAGAGGTACACATCTCGGGACAACTTTCGCAATCAGGGGCTTCTTCAGCTTCACCCGATCTTCTCTTGGTTCGACCTTTCATTTTGGATCGGGCTATTTTCTCAGACATTTTCTCTTGATGAAGCCCATAACTCATATGGCTCACTGTTTTATGCTACCTTCCCGCTGATTCTCCTCAATATTGTCATTATACCTAAAGAAAAGTTGAGCCTTCCATTCTTTAACACAGAGTGGTCTTCTATCTCGTGGAGTTTATCATCAAATAGTCTCTTACAAACAGACAATTGTTTTCTAACTTAGTATGCATATACTATAAAATTTGAAAAAGATTGTGATGATAAGAATAAGTGTCCTTGTTGTTCAATAAACATTATTATATTCAGACGTTGCACAAATAATGGCCAGGTGCAATTTTGACCATTCATAGCTGATCAAGTCTGTAACCATTGGTCTATATCTTATTTAGAAATAAGATCATTAGAAGAATGATCTTAAATTAAGTggagaatttttttgaaaagatatgCTCAATCAAAACTTTGAATGATAAACATCAGATTCTAAAACTCTGTTAAAATTTGAATCTGATGAACCTTTTGCTGAAGTCAATAAAGCTTTGAAGCTCCCTCTCTCTCTCCCACTGTTGTAGCGCATCATGTGCTTTTAAGAGCACGTCTTCATCTGAAGATGAGCATGGCTATGGAAGCTCTAGAAGATCAAAGATCAACCAAAAGAGATAGAGGAAGAAAGGCAAGAAGAAAGTTGGTAAagttaagtcaaaaatcaaattgAGGACGTATTAATGAAAAACAAGGAGAAGGTGTAGAAGCCTCGAGACCTCCAAATAAACCTTCTTTTGTAGGAAATTTTAAAAAGAGATGATCAGAATCTGCAAAGGTATGTTAATCTCTTTCATTACTTAAATAACTTATGAGCATGATAAGTTATCCAAAAGTGATTTATGTATATCTGTGCATAAAGATTTTGACAACTTACTTAATTGAGGATTTTCAAAACtgtgaaaatattatttatacttatttttgtttaaatattaaaGCTATTTGAGTGTATTATTCATGTTCATTATTCAGAACTAAGCCTTGATGGTTTAAAGAATTGATTAAGAAGGAACAAATCAACTAATTTTCTTGAGTGGTTAATATTTTGTTTGGGGAACTTGAATTCTCACAAATGAGTGACTCTAATTATTTAAAAGCTTGCTTCTGGACAAGGAGTATTAAAGACTGATGCTAATTAGAAGTAACCTCATTAGAACCTTAAGTGATCACTAATAAAGTGTGGCTTCTGAAAAGCATTAGGATCTGATAATTCAGGAAAGGAATAGTTTTTTTTAGATAGTACTTAAGTGAAAAcccatttttaaacaattatatcacTTAAGAACTCACAGATTTAAAAATCTATCATGCATGCCCTATAGTTGTAAATGCAGAGTCTCTTGCCAGCGTGCTTGAGCAATGAAGTCTCTTTCTAGTTTGATTGATCATATTATAATATGAATGATTATAGTATAAATCTCTTGTGCTGCAAGGGGACTGACTACTCTCAGTTTGGAAGGAACCAAGATGTATTGGGTGTCTCTTTATTTACTTCTGCATTTAATTATTTCACCATGCATAGAACTCTGAAGTCAGACTCGGATCTGACTAATTTCTTCTTAATACAAAATATGAATTATCTACTCAATTCTGAattaagatttaaaaagaaataatctttgatatacacaattcaaccccctTCTTGTGTATATTGTTCCCACCTTTAGTTGGCATCAGAGTCTGGTTGTGCATAATAGTTAATAGTGGTACAATAGAGGGATACAATGAAAAAATATACAACACATTCTTCAGTCTTCTATGCATATTTCTATCTATTGACAAAATTTTGAAACTACAGAAGCTGAAGAAAGATGATCTGGAGAAAGTCAAACTATTCATAATAGTAATAACAACTTTTCTCTCtaattttctcttcttcttctttcaccTTTCTTGAAAATCCTAATTGTCCCAACACATCTTCAATTCTTAGTTCCTAACcaaacatttatttttttaaaaaacctaaaaaaattattaaaatatacgtATTCAATCAATACTCCCTCCATTATctttatatgcaaattttgacttttaaatttattgaataattggtATATTTAATTCAAATACGTTATTTAAACAATGAATCTAAAAAccaaaatttgcttataaaagaAAATGGAGGAAgtatataaaaaattgaaattgttaacttttaaaaaataattgtttttttttttaattttaaaaaaattcttaaaatacTTCCTCCCATCTCGAATGTAAAGCAAcaaccaaaaaaaaattcaaatttcaaatcttctTTGCATAAGTCACCTATAATTATTATATTCAATTTCATTATTctaaatataacaaaatattgtttacatttttatgtttttaatgatttttaagacaaaaaataatataaaattagaaatagtgtaacacttaaatatattttaaaaaaatttaaagggtAAAATCTTTTTATAAAGTTGTTTATATATACATGGTGAGTACTAGTTAACAAAACTCTAATTAGAATATCCATATCtatcaaacaaaaaataatgGGTCCCAAGCAGAATAATGAGAGCTTTTATTTCAGTCAATTATTCATCTCATCTGTTGTGACATTTTTGAACGCGTGTCAGGTGATAAGTTAACGAAACACAATGTAGTGGGACATAGTGATTGTGAAGTATTCTGACAATAGAGTTGCAAGTcactaaaaattttaaaaacaaagcaatcaaaaatgaaaaaacttcaaaacaattttaaaattacaTCAAATATAGTAGAATACATGTCAAGGCCTCTGAGCTAGAATTTATCTTATCGCAGTTAAACATAGAAAGAGCAGGAAAATACTAGTATTACAAATCAACAGCAAAGTCCTTAATCATCTCAAGCTTATTCGCAGGACTATTGTACCATTACAGTCATTTCTCACACTAACACCACAAATACTTTATTTAATGAACAAAATATACAATGAAACTAAGTAGTAAGTATAGGTGGCAGGTAATCAACCTTTCCGCCAAGAACACGAGCCTTGGTATCGGGGAAGAATTCAAATCCTGGCAGCTCTGTCACATTTCCTTCATTTGAAACCCCAATGGGATAGCGAAGAAGATGACCAGGGAGGTCTTGCTCTAGGGACTCGCTGGAATAGATATCCCAATACTTGTCAGCAATTTGGTTCACCTTCCTAATGCATTCTCCACTTTCTGGGTGAAGGAAGGATTCTTCAAGCATGCCAAGGTGCTCATACCACAATGACATGCGGAAACCATGAATCTGACCCCTTGCAGGCTGCCTGTTAGCTAAATGATAGGGCTGATAAGCTCCCATTGCTATTTCAGAGTCTCTAGCACCATCCATTGATCTTTGGTTGATGTTGGCAGATCCAATAATTATGTATTCATCATCAACTGCAAAAAAAATGATTCTACCATACTATGAATTTCTATCAACAAAGAATGTTTTCTTGGTTAAGTAAAAGGGATATTGTAATACCTATCAATGCAAGTCTCGAAAAACTTATCATGAAAAAAATAGTATGAGCGAGTGAGGTTTGGGTAATATTCATGCGATTGCATGTCTCCATCATTTTGAAAATGAGACGGACTAAATATGAAAGGAGACCCGCGTGAATTTTACCAAACCATAAAAAGAGTATTGGAAAGGAAGTGTTTGAAAGAATGTTTTACTTACCTATCATCATCTTGGCATGAACATAAATCATGAAACGCCTGGCCTCTTGGGCTCGGATATAATCTGTATCAGGTTCTGGTCTTTCAGTAGGCTCATACTCTCCTTGTTTTTTCACCTCTCGATTGCCTAGGCAGAAGAATGTCAAATAGTTCCGAGGATCATCTTCAATTCCCTGGGCATTGAGTGCTTGAATAATATCTTTGTACATCATATCCAGTGTTCTCCTCTGCCAGTCTAATATTGCCTGAACTGATGCACTTTCTGGGACACCTTCAGGCCACATGGGAACCACAATATACACAGTGAACTTTTCCCCAGCTTCAATCTTGCTAACAATCTTAAGTGAAAGCTCTTTTGGGATCAGATGCAAAGCACCAATGTCTTCAGGCTTAATCCCATCAGCACTCCACCCATAACAGCTTCCAAGGAAATATTGATTTTCAATGTAGATGAAATTTTTGGCACGTCGAATAGCATTGATATAAGCATCTTGAATACTACGATCTATTATGTTATCCTTCCCACTAACAAGCCCGGCTTTAGCAGCATCTTCAGGAGTTTCGGGGAACCCGAAAGCTGCTCCACCATCAATAGATCTAAATAACTGAACATTCCATGTCTCTTGATCATCAGGGAAAGTTACCGGGGACGGGGTGATAACGACGTCTTCAAGCTCTCTCAGAGGAACAAGCAAGTCCTTTCCACCTTGCTTCCTCCATCTTTGCTCAAAGTTAAACAAAACATCCCAAGCAATGGGACCTTCAAGCCTTGAGTGGATATCATGCCAAGGCTCCCTAGGACCACCTTTTTGTATTGAAGCACCAGGAAAGTTAGGCTGATGAAAATCATCATGATGTGCTGTATCCAAGGTTCTGAAAAGTGAATGAAACTGAGTATCATATCTTCCATCACAGAGATCAATGCCTCCAACAAAACTCACAATTCTCCGCTTATCTAACCCTGCTTGGCTTGGCAACTCACTGTCCACCACCACAATTTTCTGATGATGAGTAAACATGGTACCAATTGATATATTTTGGACAATGCTTCCACCATCATCAGGATTGCGAGGGCATAAAACACAATGCACTTCAGAGCCATGAAAGTATTCCGCAGTTTCTTGATCATGAGTAGCCATCAACCCATCTTTTTTCAACAAACCAACCGATGTTCTATCATCCCAAACAAGCATCAACACCCTAACACCTTCTTGTGCTTTTTTCTTGAGAAGCTCACCAAGCATTATGTCTCCTCCCGGCTTTTGTCTTCTTGAATCCCTAACCAAGGAAATCTCAGTATAAACAGACCACCCTGTAATGTATATCATGTGTCTTGCTTTTGTGATTGCATCGAAAATGTCCTCCCAACATCTCTGAGGCTTGTAAGTCTGGCCTCCTGCAAGTTGTATATTCGGAACAAAATTATCTGGGACATGAGAATCCTGGTATAGAGACACCTTACATCCTTGTCTCTGTGTAAAGAAAGTATAAGGAACTCCAGGAAATTTAGGACTTCTAATGCCTCGAGCCCAGTTTAGGTCTTTTGAAACATCGAAAAACTGCAACTTCACACGGATCTTTGAATTTCCATGAATTGGATTTTTATGCACATCCAATATTTCAACCCATCTATCAATTTCCTCACCACTCAACACTTCCTCAACAGGCACATATGCTCTTCCAATTAAGGTTGCCCCAATAGGATTGTCATCTTTCACAGTGAATATGATATTTGTTGCCAAATGGGCACAGTAAATATGAAAAGACTCATACCATTTAGGATTAGTATGCTCCTTTTCTAATTTCCTGGTCCTTCCCACTCGTGCTTTCT is part of the Vicia villosa cultivar HV-30 ecotype Madison, WI linkage group LG2, Vvil1.0, whole genome shotgun sequence genome and encodes:
- the LOC131648340 gene encoding uncharacterized protein LOC131648340; the protein is MTCFSQGLVFTTAMVVSTTMLYLVFSKQKNNPSFQIQGNHVLRSCLYSEEKKKERKMNTKKSKKKVRFAESVKEEREKKSEVVRKEKQRKRNRVYSSNCRSETSKSRGIPANRIALFNGILRDRVHRMECC
- the LOC131654038 gene encoding phospholipase D alpha 1-like, which produces MAQILLHGTLHATIYEVDKLKNVGGSNILSKIKQNFEETVGFGKGTTKLYATIDLEKARVGRTRKLEKEHTNPKWYESFHIYCAHLATNIIFTVKDDNPIGATLIGRAYVPVEEVLSGEEIDRWVEILDVHKNPIHGNSKIRVKLQFFDVSKDLNWARGIRSPKFPGVPYTFFTQRQGCKVSLYQDSHVPDNFVPNIQLAGGQTYKPQRCWEDIFDAITKARHMIYITGWSVYTEISLVRDSRRQKPGGDIMLGELLKKKAQEGVRVLMLVWDDRTSVGLLKKDGLMATHDQETAEYFHGSEVHCVLCPRNPDDGGSIVQNISIGTMFTHHQKIVVVDSELPSQAGLDKRRIVSFVGGIDLCDGRYDTQFHSLFRTLDTAHHDDFHQPNFPGASIQKGGPREPWHDIHSRLEGPIAWDVLFNFEQRWRKQGGKDLLVPLRELEDVVITPSPVTFPDDQETWNVQLFRSIDGGAAFGFPETPEDAAKAGLVSGKDNIIDRSIQDAYINAIRRAKNFIYIENQYFLGSCYGWSADGIKPEDIGALHLIPKELSLKIVSKIEAGEKFTVYIVVPMWPEGVPESASVQAILDWQRRTLDMMYKDIIQALNAQGIEDDPRNYLTFFCLGNREVKKQGEYEPTERPEPDTDYIRAQEARRFMIYVHAKMMIVDDEYIIIGSANINQRSMDGARDSEIAMGAYQPYHLANRQPARGQIHGFRMSLWYEHLGMLEESFLHPESGECIRKVNQIADKYWDIYSSESLEQDLPGHLLRYPIGVSNEGNVTELPGFEFFPDTKARVLGGKVDYLPPILTT